In a genomic window of Streptomyces sp. NBC_01231:
- a CDS encoding AraC family transcriptional regulator, protein MLERLNQAMEHIERHLDQRIEVADLARIAVTSEYHFRRLFSALAGMPLSEYVRRRRLTIAGAEVLAGERTLLEVAVRYGYTSGEAFARAFRAMHGVGPGEARRVGASLQSQPRMSFRLIVEGSSSMRYRVVEKEEFRVVGRKARVPLVHEGMNPAIAAFIRGIGQETIQRIQSLSDQAPEGIVAVSDNLDESRAEGTELDYYHGVVTRAAVPEDMDSLTVPAGTWAVFENSGPFPQALQYLWRDVFTQWFPSNPYRSRPGPEILRTRLSQDAAQADAELWIPVERTGV, encoded by the coding sequence GTGCTGGAGCGGCTGAACCAGGCCATGGAGCACATCGAGCGCCACCTCGATCAGCGGATCGAGGTGGCAGACCTGGCGCGCATCGCGGTGACGTCGGAGTACCACTTCCGTCGGCTGTTCTCCGCGCTGGCGGGGATGCCGCTGTCGGAGTACGTCCGTCGCCGACGGCTGACGATCGCGGGTGCCGAAGTACTGGCCGGGGAGCGGACGTTGCTGGAGGTCGCGGTGCGTTACGGCTACACCTCCGGGGAGGCGTTCGCGCGTGCGTTCCGTGCGATGCACGGCGTCGGACCCGGCGAGGCCAGGCGGGTCGGTGCGAGTCTGCAGTCCCAGCCACGGATGTCCTTCCGCCTCATCGTCGAAGGGAGCAGCAGCATGCGGTACAGGGTCGTGGAGAAGGAGGAATTCCGTGTGGTCGGCAGGAAGGCGCGGGTCCCCCTCGTGCACGAGGGGATGAACCCGGCCATCGCCGCCTTCATCCGCGGCATCGGCCAGGAGACGATTCAGCGGATCCAGAGCCTGTCAGATCAGGCGCCCGAAGGGATCGTCGCGGTGAGCGACAACCTGGACGAGAGCCGGGCCGAGGGAACCGAACTCGACTACTACCACGGCGTGGTGACCCGGGCCGCCGTGCCTGAGGACATGGACTCGCTCACGGTCCCGGCCGGTACGTGGGCCGTCTTCGAGAACTCCGGGCCGTTTCCGCAGGCACTCCAGTACCTGTGGCGGGACGTGTTCACCCAGTGGTTCCCGTCCAACCCGTACCGGAGCCGTCCAGGGCCCGAGATCCTGCGGACCCGGCTGTCGCAGGACGC
- a CDS encoding MFS transporter has translation MVGDRRGWRQCVLSGAVFAVCMVGTTLPTPLYGLYQEKFGFSELTVTVVYAVYAFGVIGVLLLAGNVSDAVGRRPVLLVGLGFAAASAVCFLCATGLGWLYAGRLLSGVSAGLFTGAATVYVMELAPEGGTSRATFVATAANMGGLGCGPLLAGVLAQYAVPPLYLPFAVHLALVTASVAVLLWLPETVDEARPLSTVRPQRPALPPQVRSVFAPAAIASFVGFALFGVFTSVSPAFLEQSLDVHNHALSGLVVALAFFSSTAGQLAVGRVGTERSLPLGCAGLFAGLALLAGALRWDLLSLVVLSAVVGGCGQGLAFRGALSAVAQVSPADRRASVISTLFVVAYTGISVPVIGVGVLTGPIGLEGAGLVFIACMAVLVSIAAVYLRRRPVGARA, from the coding sequence ATGGTCGGTGATCGCCGAGGGTGGCGCCAGTGTGTGCTGAGTGGGGCCGTGTTCGCCGTGTGCATGGTCGGTACCACGCTGCCGACGCCCCTCTACGGCCTCTATCAGGAGAAGTTCGGGTTCTCCGAGCTGACGGTGACCGTGGTGTACGCCGTGTACGCCTTCGGGGTCATCGGCGTGCTGCTGCTGGCGGGCAACGTCTCGGATGCCGTGGGCAGGCGGCCGGTGCTGCTGGTGGGCCTGGGATTCGCGGCGGCGAGTGCCGTCTGTTTCCTGTGTGCCACCGGGCTGGGCTGGCTGTACGCGGGGCGGTTGTTGTCGGGTGTGTCCGCCGGCCTGTTCACCGGGGCCGCCACGGTCTACGTGATGGAGTTGGCGCCCGAAGGCGGCACGTCCCGGGCCACTTTCGTGGCGACCGCCGCCAACATGGGCGGGCTGGGTTGTGGTCCGCTGCTCGCCGGAGTGCTCGCCCAGTACGCCGTCCCACCGCTGTACCTGCCGTTCGCCGTACACCTCGCTTTGGTGACCGCCTCGGTCGCCGTCCTGCTGTGGCTGCCGGAGACCGTGGACGAGGCCCGGCCGTTGAGCACCGTACGGCCGCAGCGGCCGGCCCTGCCCCCACAGGTGCGGTCGGTGTTCGCGCCGGCGGCGATCGCCTCGTTCGTGGGGTTCGCGCTGTTCGGGGTGTTCACCTCGGTCAGCCCGGCGTTCCTCGAGCAGTCCCTGGACGTGCACAACCACGCCCTGAGCGGACTCGTCGTCGCGCTCGCGTTCTTCTCCTCGACCGCGGGGCAACTGGCGGTCGGCCGGGTCGGGACGGAACGATCGCTGCCGCTGGGCTGCGCGGGGCTCTTCGCCGGGCTGGCGCTGCTTGCGGGCGCGCTGCGGTGGGACCTGCTGTCGCTGGTGGTCCTGAGCGCGGTCGTCGGCGGGTGCGGGCAGGGGCTGGCGTTTCGCGGGGCGCTGTCCGCAGTGGCTCAGGTGTCTCCCGCGGACCGCCGCGCGTCAGTGATCTCGACGCTGTTCGTGGTGGCCTACACGGGCATCTCGGTACCGGTGATCGGTGTGGGTGTACTGACGGGGCCGATCGGCCTGGAGGGCGCCGGGCTGGTGTTCATCGCGTGCATGGCCGTCCTGGTCTCGATCGCGGCCGTCTACCTGCGCCGGCGGCCGGTAGGAGCGAGGGCGTGA
- a CDS encoding MBL fold metallo-hydrolase: MSTLAFKVLDLDFPAGVKNKTATLVTGESEALLVDAAFTRADGHRLAAEVLDSGKKLTTVYVSHGDPDFYFGAEVLADAFPEARFVATPIVIEHIQHSYEGKLKAWEALGPNLPTRLVDLTPLTGDLTLEGHRFELKGGPDDLPDRHYLWQAEHRAVLGGVLLFQREHVWVADTPTPEDRSAWITLLDEMAALDPELVVPGHRLPDSPADASAITATRDYLLAFEEELGKAADGAALTEALVKRYPDNGMLIAAQLGAKVAKGEMKWG, encoded by the coding sequence ATGAGCACCCTCGCCTTCAAGGTCCTCGACCTCGACTTCCCCGCCGGCGTCAAGAACAAGACCGCCACCCTCGTCACCGGTGAGAGCGAGGCACTCCTCGTCGACGCCGCCTTCACCCGAGCCGACGGCCACCGGCTGGCCGCCGAGGTACTCGACTCCGGCAAGAAGCTGACCACCGTCTACGTCAGCCACGGCGACCCCGACTTCTACTTCGGCGCCGAAGTCCTCGCCGACGCCTTCCCCGAGGCCCGGTTCGTCGCCACCCCGATCGTCATCGAGCACATCCAGCACTCCTACGAGGGCAAGCTCAAGGCCTGGGAGGCGCTCGGCCCCAACCTGCCGACCCGTCTGGTCGACCTCACTCCCCTGACCGGCGACCTCACGCTGGAGGGCCACCGCTTCGAGCTCAAGGGCGGCCCGGACGACCTGCCCGACCGCCACTACCTGTGGCAGGCCGAGCACCGCGCCGTCCTCGGTGGCGTCCTGCTCTTCCAGCGGGAGCACGTCTGGGTCGCCGACACTCCCACCCCCGAGGACCGCTCCGCCTGGATCACACTTCTGGACGAGATGGCCGCCCTCGACCCGGAGTTGGTCGTCCCCGGTCACCGCCTGCCCGACAGCCCTGCCGACGCTTCCGCGATCACCGCCACCCGCGACTACCTCCTCGCCTTCGAGGAGGAACTCGGCAAGGCGGCCGACGGTGCCGCGCTGACCGAAGCCCTGGTGAAGCGCTACCCCGACAACGGCATGCTGATCGCCGCCCAGCTCGGGGCGAAGGTCGCCAAGGGCGAGATGAAGTGGGGCTGA
- a CDS encoding DsbA family protein yields the protein MNLVYVFDAYCGWSHGFSGTLRELVSRHPGVPVDVVSGGLFTGQRRVPMSRFGHIEEANGAISRLTGATFGPAYRRLAAEGSFVMDSEAAARGVAALRQTAPDRAVELALALQQAFYADGRSLSDPETYRQVAETAGLDAEAVLASFASPATQDAAEADFRRTAELGVTAFPTLLAVVGSRTVPLAQGHATADEVDRRLAHLGVTATS from the coding sequence ATGAATCTCGTCTACGTTTTCGATGCCTACTGCGGCTGGTCCCACGGCTTCTCCGGCACCCTGCGCGAGCTCGTCTCCCGCCACCCCGGAGTGCCGGTGGACGTGGTCTCGGGCGGGCTCTTCACCGGGCAACGCCGGGTGCCGATGAGCCGGTTCGGCCACATCGAGGAGGCCAACGGTGCGATCAGCCGGCTGACCGGCGCCACGTTCGGCCCGGCGTACCGGAGGCTCGCCGCAGAAGGCTCGTTCGTGATGGACTCCGAGGCCGCCGCCCGCGGCGTCGCGGCCCTGCGCCAGACCGCCCCCGACCGCGCGGTGGAACTCGCTCTGGCGCTGCAACAGGCCTTCTACGCCGACGGACGCAGCCTGTCCGATCCCGAGACCTATCGGCAGGTGGCCGAGACGGCAGGCCTGGACGCCGAAGCCGTCCTCGCCTCCTTCGCGTCGCCCGCGACTCAGGACGCGGCCGAGGCCGACTTCCGCCGCACCGCCGAACTGGGCGTCACCGCCTTCCCCACCCTCCTCGCCGTCGTCGGCTCGCGCACCGTTCCCCTGGCCCAAGGCCACGCCACCGCCGACGAGGTGGACCGCCGCCTGGCGCACCTCGGCGTCACCGCCACATCCTGA
- a CDS encoding nuclear transport factor 2 family protein has product MTSPNADFATSTAPADVVRRQYLASAAADLAALRATLAPDVEWTEMAGFPLAGTYRTPDGVTENVMERLGKEWDDWTAHDDTYVVDGENVVVLARYTATNKATGKDIAVRVAHHFVVRGGLIVRFEQFVDTALVREAMTR; this is encoded by the coding sequence ATGACCTCACCGAACGCCGACTTCGCGACCTCCACCGCCCCCGCCGACGTGGTGCGCCGCCAGTACCTCGCCTCGGCGGCCGCAGACCTGGCGGCCCTGCGCGCCACGCTCGCGCCCGACGTGGAGTGGACCGAGATGGCCGGCTTCCCGCTCGCCGGCACCTACCGCACGCCGGACGGCGTCACCGAGAACGTGATGGAGCGCCTCGGCAAGGAGTGGGACGACTGGACGGCCCACGACGACACCTACGTCGTCGACGGCGAGAACGTCGTGGTCCTGGCCCGCTACACCGCCACCAACAAGGCCACGGGCAAGGACATCGCCGTACGCGTCGCCCACCACTTCGTCGTACGCGGCGGACTGATCGTCCGCTTCGAACAGTTCGTCGACACGGCACTCGTACGCGAGGCCATGACGAGGTGA